Sequence from the Castanea sativa cultivar Marrone di Chiusa Pesio chromosome 12, ASM4071231v1 genome:
ATCCAACAATACCGTTGTTCCATGTAGTCCTAGTGCCTCAGTTTCTTTTGATGTTAGAATTTGACTTCTTCCAAGCAAGAATGTACGCTCTAAACCAGCCCTAATAGATCCATCTGAAATTCTCCATCCTAGAGTATCCATAAAAGTATTAAAGGGACTTGATTAAAGATTgctcaaaaaaatcataaaccaattttttttttttttttttttgagccagctgcactatttttcttttcaccaTTGCTTGGCTCACACCATAAAGTTTTGCTTCCCACAAAGAAACTCTGAACTTATAAACAAGCCAAGAGAAAGAGGTAATCTTCTACTGATCACAGGGGGTTAGCATTTATGGGAAAGCAGTAAAAGTCCCAAATGGCTAACATGAAAGACAACCTAAGGGCTAAGACAATCAGTACCTTGTGTAGATATAAAAAGAAACTAGTTATCCTTAGTCATGGCATATCCATATTAGGTTTGAGACCAAATCCTAAAATCAAACGAAGGTAGGCATATACGAACCAAATCCTAAATTGAAGGGGAAAAAGATATCCCCATAAATACTTCTTGACTTTAAAAGTCAAAGGAAGTTCCATAGTTTTTGAGTCCAAGTAGAACAAACTATAGCACACATATAAAAATTCACCTAGATTACGAAGGCAGAGTGCTGCACAGGTGGCAGTTGCTGCATTTTGAAGCTGGTGACTTCCAAGCATGCAGAGTTTCACATCCAGTAACTCAAGGAACTGCATGATAAACCTAGTTATAAGTTCTTCAAAAGTTCAAATGGGCAATAATTAAAACTTGCATAAGTACCACtcccaagaagaaaaaaacatgaTATTACGGAATGCTTAATACTGGACAAAGGAGGGGGGGGGAGGTCCAAAGGTATTAAGAAAATAATGCTTCAAGAACATACCAGCTTAAAGTCCCTCTGAATTTGCATTACTAGATCACAAGATTGGTAAGGTCTACCATTGATCCTGCTAATACCTTTTATGGTACTTTGATTTCCAGCATCAGATGCTGATACTACAGGAGAAGACATTGACAATGCTTTATCCCGTAGAATGCATTCAATGTGTGGAAGGAAAGGCCCACCCAGCACCAACTGAAAAACATTAACCAAATTAGCAGAGTTAAGCTAGCTTTAAAATCATGGGATTAACaatacaaccaaatcaaattaGCCACTGCATCACAAAACATATCATAGAGCACAACTTCTAAGAGCATCCATCTTTAGATAGTTATCTCAGTCAAAAATACTATTTCAGCCTTAATGTAAAACAATATGCACATTATCATAAACTTGGGTGGCACTTCAAGACACCATCAAACATTAATGAGAGTAGAAGAAATGGACAGTGTACAACAACAACATCACTTCTAGTCTGCTTAAGTAATAACATGTTGAAGCTGCATGAATTAAATTATACCATGGAGGTTTTCATTACAACATATATCTCTTCTTGCTCCTGTTCATGCTCTGTACTTATTCAAATTCCCCATGCTTTTCTCAGATAACCATAGTGCACAACAAGAAAATtccattaaagaagaaaaaatatccTGGGAGAGACCATAAATCATAGTTTTGACACCTAATGTGACGAAACCAGAACATAAAGAATGACGTAAAACCAGGCCAGAAAAAGGTGATACAGCTATAATCAATCGTCACATTTTACCAAGGATATCAATGAGGTGGGGTCCATTGTGTAATTTGTTCTAAAGATTTTGCAAGTGTAACATGTAGAGAAGGAAACCATACTTGGCAGTATAACCAAGGATTGAAACTAATCACAACATAGCTTTATCAGTTTATATGATCATGTTAATCCGCATAAGAATTGCATAGGGAGAACAACCTAACTGGGCAGCCATGTTTAATGATTCCTGACTTTGCCATGGCAATGCTTTCCAGAGAACCTCCAAGTGCGGCCAAATGTTCCTCACCTATTGTAGTTATGACCGATGCAGCAAGTCCAGAACTAGAAATAATATTTGTTGCGTCCCGTGCACCTCCCAACCCAGcctgttttatatataataaataaatttagtattAAAATTGCCATCTCAGAATTTTGTATAGGGTTATGAAAAGCCATCAGTATAAATTTAATTCCATAGAGAATAACTCTAATTGcatataaagtaaaaaaaatcaaaagatcaaCAAGAAGCAACACTGAAAAAGTTAATAGTCTTCCAACACTGTAcatttaaaagagagagagagagagagaaaatgcagAAGGAAGACATCAAATGGCTTAAAATGAATTTACCTCAATAACTGCAATGTCAACATTCTCTCGAGCAAATAGAGTGAATGCCATTGCAGTGAAAATCTGAACATTATACAATAGCGAGTAAATTAGTGAGTGCAAAGGTAATTtgatacaaacacaaaatttaactagATAAAATCTCCAATAACAGAATTTAATTTGTCTAGGCAACCAAACCAAGTACATTCCCCCCAGTcttcaattgaaattttgaagatACAAAATCAAATCTTAAACATGAGACTTTAACATGTGAAAATATTCATGGTAACTACTTTGACCTGAAAGCTACAGTAAAATTTTCAGaggaaaacaaaagaagaacaaaCAGGGCAGGCCAACTTAATCAATTACATATTCCATCCCCAAGCTTGCACAGGGTCATGTAAATACCCATCAAATAATCACAGAGTCTAACATCTTTAGAATAGTTATTCAGTTCTGAAATCACTAGCTTCTGagtctctttttatttcttgaacTAAATTCCATTTTTCATCTAATCCAATTGGGAGGGGGGGATCAAGGGGACAATATAGTACAAAAGTTGATACCTCAAAATGACTTATACGCCCATTTTCATGCTCTATTGCCTgatcaagaatttttttaatctgaaGGAAAAGACAATTTAATGTCTTTGCTGACACCGGCTCACCAAATCTCCCCAATGATATGCGTTCCCTTATAGTCTGAATATGTGGGCTGCTCAAGAAAATGAAGCCTACTGTTAAAAGAATATAGCTCAAAAATAAGCAATAcctaaaagttaaaactaaaagCAGCTGCAGATTGCATAAATCCTTTGATACATTATctaacaaaaatgaagaaaatattaaCATTAAAACAAACCCATACCTGCTATAACAACCAACAGAATACCCTTCTGCTCGTAAAATATTGGAGAGAAACGCAGCAGTTGATCCTTTTCCTTTTGTCCCAGCAATGTGAACAGCCTATAATAGCTGTTGAGCTAGTTACTTAAACTTAATACTCAAACTCatcaaaaaaatgaacaaaccaatttacaataaaaattcaaaattcagaaCTTTCTGTGCCCACATACATAaagcattactttttttttttatttaattcaatatTATGGTAAAACTTTCTGCATGCTGAGCCTAATTAGACTACTGGGTTTAATTCAATAGTgtgaattatgaaaaattaaaaaaaaaaaacaaaaacaaaaaatagaacaCAAAGCTTTGAAATGTGAATATCCTCTTCTTATGTTGTTTcaactatttttaagcaataAATGTAACATTCAATACCTGAAATTCTATTACATCCCAACAGAGCAGTTTTTATAAACCAAAGCTCAAAACtttcacccttttttttcttttacattttctcAGAAAccaaacaaagtaaaaaaaaaaaaagtgttggaCTTTAAACCTTGAACTGAGATTGAGGATTGCCGAGCCGCTCCATAAGCCGCCTCATCCGACCCAGATCGAACCCATCATCCGAGTCCGTACCAGCGCCTTTGGGCACGCCCACTTTCTCGTAGTTCTTCAAAGAATCCATGTACTCCATCAACTCCTTCAGCTCTGGCTCCTCCGAATGCGCAGAGAACCATCTTCTGGGACCCAATTTTCTAAGAACTCCGAAGCTAATCGAAGAAATTAGGGTTAATCTGTGCGGGAGGATGGATTGGCGGGTGAGAATTttcatgttttcagtttccgtTTGTTTCTCACGAAAGTGAGTGTTGAAAAGTGAACAGTCTCGAAACGAGTAGCATTTTTTATACGGtaaaacaactaaaaatgtTACATTTTTATACTATACGACTTGTAGTATAAACAAGTATGTCACTTGTagatttttaacaaaattgtaCGAGAGACctgaattaattaaattttaaacttttgaaaactcaATTAAACCAAAGTAAAATTAGAAATTTGGTAAGGATGTTGCAATTTGCATTGAGTTCGAATTTGGTAAGGATGGGGTGTAAAACCTATTTTTATACCATTCAATAAGAGATTATTACATTAGTCTTTTACTTAAAATATGATATACGAAATTAATTAAGTTGTTATCTTGTGTGATTAgatgtatttatattttagtaatatgaTAATATGACATGTCCTTATTAAAGTGTATAAACCAAAGTATTTAAatcaacttttgttttttgataggGTTCAcatcaaggtttttttttttttttttttggttgataaggTTTATATCAAGttattatagaatttaatctcatttGCATCTTATCCTATATTATAAATGGCAATTTTTTTGTAGAAGAATATAAGACAAAACTTAAGCACCTTACctttggttaagaatagcaaAATTGGGTACGACCCACAAACCTGATATGACACATCACGAAATTAGCAAATTAGGTTGAGACTTAATGAGTTCGTGTCATATTCAGGTTAACACGACTAGCCCACTTAATAAACGAGTTGGATTAGTATACAACATATAAAACCCATTAGTcctgtttaattaaatgacattttaccaatataccttTTAAATTCtaagtatataaatttattagttgtgatttattttctttaacatattgtgattgattatttgtgatattgagatatgctttaattttgaataattatatataaatcagTTATtcgttagttctaaattttatattaaaaatatttatttgtttgctctttcataaattttttttttttcattttgataaaatttgataaaaaagtCAACACAACTgatctgtttaacaaataaattgtgTTAAGACGATGAATTTTgacctatttaataaatatgttaGATTAATGTAGACCTATATAATTAAATACTTATAAATTGACACAACATAAATCTAACGCATAAACAGGAATTACCTAAAAACTTTGGGGTTTGGGGTTGTTCTTTAATTCTCTTTCTAACCACTGAAATAGGAAAACCTGAAACAACAGCCCCTAAAACCATACGTCCGTTACTTTATAATAAATTGAAGTGGAAGGTGACTATAAAGGGCAAGCCCATACCATATGGCAGTTGCTTTATGTATTGGCTATTGGAATAATactcttccttctttcttaCACTTCATGAAAGTTTGGAAGTTGGATCAAACTCAAAACCCCACAAAGGCAGAGGACTCTCTCTTCGAATCGTGAGTCTTTCTACTCCCAATACTATTCCTTCAGAGGTGTTTGCACTTTCCTTTCCAATTCCTCCTCTTCTCTtatctttggtttttgttttttcaattttttaatgttgCCATGTTTTATTGTAAGTACAGTTTCGC
This genomic interval carries:
- the LOC142619346 gene encoding dihydrofolate synthetase isoform X1 — translated: MKILTRQSILPHRLTLISSISFGVLRKLGPRRWFSAHSEEPELKELMEYMDSLKNYEKVGVPKGAGTDSDDGFDLGRMRRLMERLGNPQSQFKAVHIAGTKGKGSTAAFLSNILRAEGYSVGCYSSPHIQTIRERISLGRFGEPVSAKTLNCLFLQIKKILDQAIEHENGRISHFEIFTAMAFTLFARENVDIAVIEAGLGGARDATNIISSSGLAASVITTIGEEHLAALGGSLESIAMAKSGIIKHGCPLVLGGPFLPHIECILRDKALSMSSPVVSASDAGNQSTIKGISRINGRPYQSCDLVMQIQRDFKLFLELLDVKLCMLGSHQLQNAATATCAALCLRNLGWRISDGSIRAGLERTFLLGRSQILTSKETEALGLHGTTVLLDGAHTKESANALVKTIKMTFGEAPLALVVAMASDKDHVGFAREFLSGGELEVVLLTEADIAGGKSRTTSASLLRDCWIQASKELGIDIVHDDTTKSREVFNNLVVCSASKLENGTILATESSLMASLKATNQILRERTGNQSGIIVVTGSLHIVSMVLAALSG
- the LOC142619346 gene encoding dihydrofolate synthetase isoform X3 gives rise to the protein MKILTRQSILPHRLTLISSISFGVLRKLGPRRWFSAHSEEPELKELMEYMDSLKNYEKVGVPKGAGTDSDDGFDLGRMRRLMERLGNPQSQFKAVHIAGTKGKGSTAAFLSNILRAEGYSVGCYSSPHIQTIRERISLGRFGEPVSAKTLNCLFLQIKKILDQAIEHENGRISHFEIFTAMAFTLFARENVDIAVIEAGLGGARDATNIISSSGLAASVITTIGEEHLAALGGSLESIAMAKSGIIKHGCPLVLGGPFLPHIECILRDKALSMSSPVVSASDAGNQSTIKGISRINGRPYQSCDLVMQIQRDFKLFLELLDVKLCMLGSHQLQNAATATCAALCLRNLGWRISDGSIRAGLERTFLLGRSQILTSKETEALGLHGTTVLLDGGGELEVVLLTEADIAGGKSRTTSASLLRDCWIQASKELGIDIVHDDTTKSREVFNNLVVCSASKLENGTILATESSLMASLKATNQILRERTGNQSGIIVVTGSLHIVSMVLAALSG
- the LOC142619346 gene encoding dihydrofolate synthetase isoform X2, whose protein sequence is MKILTRQSILPHRLTLISSISFGVLRKLGPRRWFSAHSEEPELKELMEYMDSLKNYEKVGVPKGAGTDSDDGFDLGRMRRLMERLGNPQSQFKAVHIAGTKGKGSTAAFLSNILRAEGYSVGCYSSPHIQTIRERISLGRFGEPVSAKTLNCLFLQIKKILDQAIEHENGRISHFEAGLGGARDATNIISSSGLAASVITTIGEEHLAALGGSLESIAMAKSGIIKHGCPLVLGGPFLPHIECILRDKALSMSSPVVSASDAGNQSTIKGISRINGRPYQSCDLVMQIQRDFKLFLELLDVKLCMLGSHQLQNAATATCAALCLRNLGWRISDGSIRAGLERTFLLGRSQILTSKETEALGLHGTTVLLDGAHTKESANALVKTIKMTFGEAPLALVVAMASDKDHVGFAREFLSGGELEVVLLTEADIAGGKSRTTSASLLRDCWIQASKELGIDIVHDDTTKSREVFNNLVVCSASKLENGTILATESSLMASLKATNQILRERTGNQSGIIVVTGSLHIVSMVLAALSG